The segment GGCTTCACGAGCCACCTCATCCGGGAGGACGGGAAGAACGTCGAGGTGTTCGACACCGTCACGCTGCGCATCCAGCGGGCGGCTCCGGTGTTGCGCGCTCCATAGGCCGCTCGGGGAGGGAAGCCCCGCATCACGCCAGGCTCGTCCGAGCTGGCGAGGACCTGTCCTCTCTTGTGAACAGGTCCTGTCCTCGGCAGCAGTCAGGTGGGGCCCGGGCGCAGGGGCTCCCACTGCACTGCGCGCCGCAAGTGCTCGCAACTCCAGGAGGCAGTGAATTGGCCCCGCGCTTGCTCAAGGACGTCCCGGGACGGACCTCCCCCGGAGACGACCATGGCTATCGGACGCGCAGGCGGTGCAGGCAACAGCGGTTCGGCTGAAGCGGCGCGGCGCGCGGCGGCAGAGGCGGCACGGCGCGCGGCAGAAGAGGCGGCGCGGCGCGCGGCGGCAGAGTCGGCACGGCGCGCGGCGGAAGCGGCGGCGCGGCAGGCCTCGGAGGCGGCGGCGCGACAGCCGGCCGAGCTTGCCCCGCGGCAGCCGGTGGAGCTGGCGAAGCGGCAGCAGCAGTCGAGCTTCGAGCCGGCGGGCGCGAAGAACCGGCTGAACCTGGACGGCGCGGCTGCTCCGGCGACGTCGCTGCTCAACGAGAACACGAACGACACGGCGGTCAACTGCCTGGACCAGGCGGCGGACTGGGTGAACCGGAGCTCTCCGGAGCTGCAGGCGCGCTCGGAGCTGGTGTTCCTGGAGGACCAGCGTGCCGGCGCCGAGGCCCAGTCGGGCCACGTGGTGGTGCGCCAGGGTGAGCGCGTGCTCGACCCGAGCACCGGCACGAGCTACGAGGACATGCAGGCGTACTCGCGGGAGAACCCCGAGTACCGCGAGGTCGGCACGCTGCCGGGCACCACGGCCGCGAGGGTGTTCGCCACCGAGCCGGGCTCGCCCGAGCGCGCCCAGGCCCTGGCCGACGCGAACGTCTCCCCCGAACTGCAGCGGATGATGGTGGCCGACCCGCCGGTGGAGGGGGACGTCCCCAACCCGGCCACCGCCGAGCCGAGGGACATCAGCATCCCCGGGCAGGCGGGGCCCGTGTCGGTGGAGTTCAGCGACACGCTGGAGCGGGACCTCCAGCGGGAGGACGGGAATGTCACCGTCAACATCGAAGCGGAGACGTCCGTGTCCGCGACGGGCACGGTGGAGATTGGCACGGCGAGGGTGGGGGCCTCCGTGTCGGCCGGCGCCTCCTCGGGCGAGCGCCTGTCCTACGAGGTGACGATGTCCGAGGCGGACTTCGCGCGGCTCCAGCGCGGCGAGATTCCGCCTCCGCACCCGCTCAACCCCGAGTCGCTGCCCGACGGCGCCTCCATCACGATGGAGCAGTCGCAGTTCACCGGCACCTCGCTCGAGGCGGGACTCTCCAGCCTGGCGGGGGAGCTGGGCCTGTCCAGCGACGTCACACAGGGCGAGGGGATGTCCCTCGAGGTGAGCCGCACCGGTGACTCCGTGCAGGTGACGGCGGGCCCCACCCGGTTCATCGAGAGCGGCGGCGGGGTGAGCGTCGGCCGGGGCCCGGTGTCGGTGGACGTGGGTCGCACGAACAGTCTCACGGAGTACCAGCTGCGCACGGCCCGGTTCGACCTGGCCCACCCGCAGGGACAGGCGGCCTTCAACGCCTTCGCCACCAGCGGAGAGCTGCCCACGCAGGAGGGCCCGGGCGTGTCCAACACGCTGCGCCTCGAGAGGCTGACCTCCGAGTCGGTGGGCTCCCGGTACGGAATCAACGTCGAGGATGTCACCTTCGGCACGGAGGGCGTGACGAACACGGGTGAGTACCTCATCACCCACAACGCGGATGGGACGCGGACGCTGAGCGCGGAGGCCTCGTACGGCGGAGACCACCCAGACTTGACGTTCGAGGAGCGCTACGACGCGCAGGGGCAGCCCATTCCGGGGACCGCGCAGTACACCCTGGAGTTCGACACCGAGGACGCCCTCCGGCGCGAGGCGCTCGTGCGCTCCTTCGGTGGGGATGCGGCCGAGGTGCAGGCCGCGCGCGACGGCGACGCGCCCATCTCGGTCAGCCTCACCCCGGACGAGGTGCGGGAGCTGCAGCGGCGCAGCTCGGAGCAGCCCCAGTCCCACCTGGGTCTGGGCGGCGTGCTCACCGACCTCGACGGCGAGCCGGCGGCCCCGTTCGTGGCGGTGCGCAACATGGCCGCCTCGCCGGTCTACGGTGAGAACGTCCTGGCCGATTCCTACTGGAACCTGTACCTCGACTCGGGCAACACGACGCTGCCCGGCTCGGTGAGCGTCGGCTGAGCGCGGCCACCGGGCCCTTCCTGGAGAAGCGATGTTGCTAGACTGCGTCGGGATGCGCTCGGGATGGGTTGGACTGAAGAGCTGGGCCAGGGTGCTGGGGAGCCTCGTGCTCCTCCAGCCCCTGTCCGGACTCGCGGCTCCGGGAGACTGGCTCGCGGATGACTTCGAGACGGGAACGCTGTGGCCGAGCGACACGCCTCCGGGCCAGTGGGACCAGGGCGCCTCCGTCAGCCCCAGCACGCTCGCCGTCGGGGCCGTGGGCGCCCACCGGGGACGCTACGGCTTCACGGTGACCGACAGGACGGGCGAGCGGGGCCCCGTGGTCAGTGTGGTCCAGGACCAGGACCCCCTCACCTCGGAGCTCCACGCCCGGACCTGGCTGCGCCTGCGGTCCGTCAGCGCCTTCGGCGGCATCGTCCTCATGCAGGCCCTGCCGGCGGTGGTGGAGCTGCGACTGGTGGAGCAGGACGATGGTGTCGTCTGGGAGCTGGCCACGCATCATGGCGCTCAGTCGACGTACGTCAGCCGCCGGGGCTCGCGGGTGGAGGCGGAGCGGTGGTACCTGGTCGAGTTCAGCGCGCAAGGCCTGGGCACGCCCTCCGGAGAGGCCCGGCTGTGGGTGGATGGAGTCCCGCAGGGTGCACCGCTGTCCGGGCGCGACTGGAACCATCCACAGTACGAAGTCGACGTGTTCATCATCGGCGAGCCATGGACGGACACCGGGACCTTCCAGGGCTCCATCGACTTCGACGACGTGCGCGTGAGCGCCACGCCCCAGGCGAGCCGGCTGGAGCTCCATCAGCCGGTGGCGGCGTCGGCGAGCTGCATCGCCGTGGACGTGTCGCTGCGCAGCTCCGCCTCCACCGGCCCCGTGCCCGCGCCCTACGCGACGCAGGTGGCGCTGCAGGTGTTGGAGGGCGAGGGCGGCTTCCACTCGGAGGGCAACTGCCAGGCTCCGGTGACGGGTGCGCTCCTTGCCGCGGGCGCCTCCGAGCGGCGGGTGTACTTCCTCTCCGAGGGCCTCAGCGGCAGGGCGACGCTCGAGGCGTCACATCCCGACTTCCTCCCCGCGAGGCTCGACGTGACAGCGGGCATGGGACCGGAGGACGTGGGCGGGGAGGAGCCGGGAGGGCCCTGGACGACGGACCTGGGCTGCGCTGCCGCTCCGGGCGCGCTCGTGGCGCTGCCGTTGCTCCTGGTGCCCTGGCTGCGCCGCAGGCGTGGGCGGCGCTGAGCAGGGGCATCACCCCTCCCGTCAGCGCCAGGAGGGGTAGGACACCATGGGGTGTCTTCGCATCACCCGGAACTGCTCCGGGCTGAATCCCCGCGCGGTGGCTGAGAGTGGCCCGAAGTACATCGCGTTGGCCTCCGTCGTATCCGCCAGCGGGTCCGGCGTGCCGTCCTCTTCGACCGAATGGTAGAGGCCCAGGAAGTGCCCCAGCTCATGCGCGAGCAGCCGGGCCACCGTCGTCGCCGGCCAGGAGAGAAGTGCCCCCTCGGGGTCGCAATGTCTGCCGGCCAGGAAGATGCCGTCGGATTCCTCTCCCGTCGCGAAGCCTCCTGGGATGTGCGTCACTCGTCCCAGGGGCCGCCGTTCCAGGCGGGTCGCTGAAGCCGCCTCACGCAAGCAGCCGGTGAAGACGACAGGTACCTCGCGGACGGGAGCGGAAGTCCTTTCTCCGGAGCAGGAATGGAGCGGCGCGAGAACCCGCTGGGGCGCGCTCGGGTCTCCAGGGGAGAAGGTCAATGACTCGCTTCCCTCGAAGTCCAGGAGGACGGTGCGTGCCACCTCGACGCGAAGCCGCCCCGGACGCAGCGCCTCGTTCACGGACCGCACGGCCTCCTCCAGCGTCTCCCGGGTCCTCGCGCTGTCCTCGAAGAAGGGGGAGCCGGGAGTCAGGGCAAGCACCAGGCGGATGCGCCCCTCCTGCTCCTCGGGCGGCTCGGCGAGAGGCATGACCTGGAGCCGGAGGGTGCTCGGCAGGTCCGGCGTTCCCGGGAGGATGGGAAGCAAGGTCTCACAGTCCCGCAGGGCCGCCCGGATGCGCAACCGCTCCGCCGCGCGTGAAGGCCCCGCGCCGCTGGGCAGCACGTAGAAGCCTCCTCCCTCGCCCACCGAAACGCGCTGCGGGCAGCTCACGCAGTAGGCGGCGAAGTCCGCTGCCGAGGCTGGCGGGGTGACCCACGCTCCTTCCACCGGGTCCTCCAGGGTGTCGAGCTGCACGCAGGCCCGGTGCCCCCGGGGCACCGACACGCGCAACGCCACTGCCGCCCGCGCCAGGGGAACCTCGGCCCAGTCCGTGAGTCCGTCCTCCCGCACCCGCAGCTCCCGCTCGTGGGCGAAAGCGGGTGGCGCGGAGCGCTCGCTGTCGCCCTGCCCGCACGCCATGGGCGGTGGAGGCGTCCCGCCGCCACAGGCCAGCCAGAGGAAGGCCAGCGACGCGAGCGAGGCGCGGAGCACCGGAGCGGTCATGGCGGAGGTCCTCGCGATGCGCCCCATGTCAGTCGAGGTCCTCGGGGCCGATGTAGCGCCCGAGCAGGGCCAGCAGCTGCGGCGAGCCCTCCCGGTGGTAGTGCGCGGCGAGCGCGGCACGTGCCAGCGGCGAGCCCTGGACCGCGGTGCCGAGCACCTGGATGAGCAGCTCGCGCATTCGCGGGTCCGGTTCTGCCGGGAGCTGCCTCGCCGCCAGGGCCACGACGTCCTCGGAGACAGGCGCGCCCCGGGCCGCCTGGGAGACCTGGAGCAGGGCGTCGGCGATGGAGCGCCGCACCGTTACATCCGGCTCGCGCCCCAGCCACTCCGCGAGAGCGGGCGTCGCAACCGTCATCTCCATGCGTCGGTACGCCTGGGCCGCGCGAGCTCGCACCAGGGGCATGTCGCTCCGCTGGAAGCGCTCCAGCTCCCCGGCCATCGTTTCGTCACCGCTGTTGCCAACGGCATCCAAGGCCGAGGTCAGCGCGTTGCCGTCCCGGGCCGACGCCAGCCCGGCGCGAATCTCTGCGCGGGCCAGCCGTGCCAGCTCGGGCTGCGAGGCCTCCACCTTCGCGCTCACGGAGCCCAGTGCGCGCAGCGCGGTGCCAGCCACCTTCACGTCCGCGTCGCCGCGGGCATCGGGCAGGCTCCGCGCCACTTCGATGAGCCCCTCCACCGAGTCGCGCGTCGGCGTGGGCACGTCTGGCAGTGCCACGGCGGCACGCATCCGGTCCATGGTGCCCAGGCCGCCCTCCTTCAGCGCCTCCAGGAGCACGCGCTGGGACTCGGGCGTTCCGGCCACCTCCAGGGCGAGGAAGGCCAGGGCATGGAGCTCGTCGGCGTACCGGCCTGTTCGCAGCGCGGTCAGCAGCTCGGACGCCTTCTCCGGATGGAGTCGCAGGTACTGGGCGAGCACCTCGGCCACGTCATGCGCCGGGCGGTCGGCCCCGGCCAGCATGGCCGCCACCTCGTCGAGGACTCCCTCCAGTGGCATGCCCTTCATGCGCGGGTCCGGGGGCGGTGGCTCGCTCTTCAGCGCCGCCATGGGATTGCCCACCACGAAGGTCGCCGGGTCGAGGTCCTCGGGGAACGTTCCCGTTTCCTCCACCTGCTGGAGCCGTAGCTGTTGCCGCAGGTCCGCGAGCCGGCTGCCTCCCGCGGCAAGGACGAGGTGCTCGGTTGCCTCCAGCTCCTGGAGCCACCGACCTCCAGCCGCCAGGACGAGCGTGGCCTCGGCCTCCCGCACTTCCGCGCTGAAGGCCCCGGCGCCCGGGCCGGAAGCGGAGAGATAGGGCCCGCGCGTCCTGTGGAGCACCGCCTCCCCGGCCGCCGTGCTGCGGAGATGCCGATACAGCGCGGTGTACCGGCCCACGCCGTCCTCGTGCACCGCCGTCCAGAAGGAGGTCGCGGGCTGCGCGGGCAGTCGCACCTCCAGGCCGCGCAGCAGCGCGAGCAGCCGCGCCGAGGCACGGGGCTCCGACGAGGGGCGGAAGGCAAAATCGTGGAGATGGCAGTTGCGCGCGATGTGGAAGAGGAAGGGCTCCCGCATCGCGGCGAGGGTGGCCGGGGGCGTGGGGCTGGAGGACTCCAGCTCCACGTCTTCCAGCACCGCGGCCACCTGCCACCCTCGCGTGTCATCCGCCTGGAGCACGCGCCACTTCATCCGCGCGCCGAGGACCTCGAGGGTGTGGTCCGCCGCCCCGCCTTCCGTCCGCGTATCCGCCACGGCGCGGATCGTGAAGTCCAATCGCTCCCCGGTCCGGAACTGGCAGCCCGAGGGAAGTGGCCTCACCGCCGCTCCGGAGGCGCGCTGTGACGACGGGACAGCCAGGAGCCCGAGGCCCGCCAGCATGGCGAGACCACCGAATACCCACATCCAAGAGGTTCTCGTGCGCATGGGTCGTTCCTCCTAGAGGCTCAGGGACTGGCTCTGGTCGATGGCCAGCAGGGAGTAATTCCAGCTCAGGCCCTGGAACGAGTAGAGCGGGTCCGTGTACGTGCCGGACCACGGGCCGCACGGGTAGGGGATGTGCCACTTGGAGCACCAGTTCACCGTGGGATACGTGGCGACGAGCGAGATGTCCCCGCTGAGCGTGTCGAGGTCGAGCTCCCAGGTGGCTTTGCCCGTGAGGTCCATTGCCAGGGGGGAGAGGTTGGTCAATCCCCAGTCCAGGGTGGTGTTCAGCGGCGCCTTCGCATCGAGCAGGGTGAGGTTGCCCTGGACCCCCACGGACGCACCGGGCAGCCCCACCGAGGCACTGGCCGAGGCGCTGAGATTGGCATACGGCTTCGCGATGCCCTGCACCTGGCCGCCCTGTCCGGTCTGGCCCGCGACGCCCCCGTTGCCAATGTTGAGCTGGGCCTGCAGGCCGATGGTGCCACTGCCGCAGAACTGGAGCGTCACCGGGATGGCGACCACGACCAGGGTGTCGCTCTCACAGGCCTGCTTCATCACGTTCCAGTCCTGGTCGTAGATGGGATTGGGGATGTTGGCCGTCCGGTTGAAGCCGTAGAGGTTCACCCCGAACGCGTTGACGCTCACGTCGACGAAGCTGTTGTTCACCGCCACGTAGGCCACCGCCTGGGCGGAGCCCTGGAAGAGCGGCGTGCTCCCGAGCGAGCCGACGTAGCTGCCGCCCAGGTTGGCCTGACCATTCACGGAGGCCATGGCGCCCTGCTGGGGCTGGCCACCGGCCTGCGGAAGCTGGGTCCCCGTGAGGTCGACGACGTTGATGGTGTTGAAGGACGGGGTGATGGACAGGTTGCTCCCGCCGTAGGTCTGGCTCCAGCTGTAGTTCCACGCCTGGGTGCTCGCTTCCCGCGTGGCCCCCGAGGACGCCCGCACGAGCTGGATGGCGATGGTGCGACAGTCGTTCGCGGTGCCATCCGAGCCGGCGAGGTGCGGGTTTCCCGACTGGGTGAAGGAGCCTTCGGCGCAGACCCGGAGGTTGAAGACGTGCTCACGGGCCCAGGCGCCCTGGAGCCTCTCCAGCACGGCCTGGGTGGCATACAGGTGATGCGAGGCGTGCAGCGGCTCGTGCGGCAGGAGGCGGGTGATGGCGTGGCGGGGGGTTCGCTGCTCGTCGAAGGCAAGCGGCTGCCAGTCGTTGGCATCACCCCCATGTGGCGCGAGGCTGTACGTCAGGTGGACCACCTCGCCCGGAATCGCGGCCGAGGCGTCACGCTCGCGGCCGTGCAGCGCGACCTCGGTTCCCACCGCGAGCAGTGGGTGGGCACGTCCGCTGCCGGCCGCCGGGTAGAGCACGGCCACGCGAGTCGACGGGACGACCTGGACCACCTCCAGGTCGAGTCCCGGGCTCTCCCGCAGGTCGAGTTCGTAGACGCACCCCACCGAGCCATCGGCCTTGCGGCACTGCTGGTTCTCCGCGCCCTGGATGTCCCGGGCGCTGAACACCACCATCTGACTGGCCGTGGAGGCGGTGTCGGCGGAGTACGCGACGAAGAAGTTGTGGTGGCTGCCCGGCTTGCAGTCGGCCCCGACGGTGAAGTCCAGGTCGATGAGCCGCTCCTTCTCGTCACCCGGGACGTAGACGTGCTCGCCCTTCAGCAGGCAGTTGGAGAGGGCGGAGGGAATGTCCCCGGTCGCCGGCGGCGCCTCCATCAATCCCAGGCTCACGGTGAAGTGCCCCCCGGAGCCCTTGCCTTTGATGCCCAGACGGGCCTTCAGCTTGTGATTCACATACACCGGGCCCTGCGCCGGAACGCTGAGCGAGGTGATGGTGAGGGCGGACTCCGCGTCCGGGTCGGGAGGCGGTTCGACGGTGGTGACGACGCAGGCATCGTCCTGTCGCGTCGTCCCTTCGCCGCAGCGAAGGTCCTCTCCGCCACAGCCTGTGAACAGCAACAGGGCGCTGGCTCCGAGGGCGCCAAAGTGAGACATCACGGGGTTGAGGCTCTTCCGGGTCATTGCTTCTCCAAGGATGGGGCGAGTGCGGCCGGACCCGGCTGGGTGGGTTTTCATGTGAGGAATTGAGTCCGGCTCGCTGCCATGGGAAGAGCAAGACATGTGCCGGGAATGCCTGTTGATTGACATTCCAGGGGGAGGCGCACGGATGGGCCAGAGTGGCAAAGACTCACTGTGAAGCCCATTCCGCGTCTCGCGTCTTCAGGACACGCACCTGCGTTCCCTGAAGACGCTCACTCCATTCCAGGTCCATCTGACCCCACGAGAATTCCCTCACAGGCGCGCACATGGATGTCATTGCGTCAGGGACGCCGGTTCCCGACGCCTGCCTGCACTGCGGGCGTAGGCGAAGACGTCCGTTCGAGTGGCGAGTTGCTGCCCGAGCGGGCTCCGCTACCGAGACTTGCGGCGCCTTGGCCAGGGGGGGCTCCAGCGCTTCATCAAGCAGCGTCGAGCAGCACCCCCGGAGCGCCGCATCGAGCAACGCGGCTGGCCTCCGCGTCCACCTGGCCCAGCCAGCGCGTCGCCTCCGCGCTGGCCCGCCGAACATCCCGAAGCAACCCGCGCAGGCCGCGGCCCTTGTGATGCTGGCATGCTTGATGCTGGCATGCCGGCGCGATGAGCACTCCTCCCTCCGATGAAGACCTCGCCCCCCATGGCGAGGAAGGCGTGACGGAGCCCCTCAGTCCCCCCGTCCAGCGGAGGCCCCCGGAGCGAACGCCCAGCACCCCTGGCACCCCGGTCTCGTTCCCTCCCATGGACGCCGGGCTCACGCTGGAGCGAGGCACCCGCCTCGAGCGCTACGTCATCCTCAAGCCCGTGGGGCAGGGCGGCATTGGCGTGGTCTACGCCGCCTATGACCCGGAGCTGGACCGCAAGGTGGCCCTCAAGCTGTTGCGCCCGGACAAGGTCCACCCCGGCGCAACGGATGAGGCGGCCGGGTTGCTGCGGGAGGCCCAGGCCATGGCCCGCGTCTCCCACCCCAACGTCATCACCGTGCATGACGTGGGGACGCTGGGCGAGCGGGTCTTCATCGCCATGGAGTTCATCCAGGGACAGAACCTCCACGAGTGGGGCCGCCAGAAGCCGCCCCCCACGCCGCGGGAGGTGCTGCGCGTGTTCCTCCAGGCCGGACAGGGCCTGCTCGCGGCGCACCGGGTGGGGCTGGTGCACCGGGACTTCAAGCCCGCCAACGTCCTGCTGGGCCGCAACGGCCGCGTCTGCGTGACGGACTTCGGACTGGCACGGCTCACACCCCTGACCCGCGAGGATGAGGAGACCCCGCTCCACGAGGCCGGGGCCTGGGTCCATGGCCTGCCGTCCTCCGCGCCGGTGACGCAGGCGGGGCTGGTGAAGGGCACGCCCCACTTCATGCCGCCCGAGCAGTACCTGGGCAGCGGCGTGGACGCCCGCACGGACCAGTTCAGCTTCTGCGCCTCGCTGTACCGGACGCTGTACCGCAAGCACGCCGTGACGCCCCGGCTCATGGTCGAGGCGGCCACCCAGGCGGTCCGGCGCCAGGGCGAGGCGCCCCCGGGCACGGAGTCCTGGCGGCTGCTGCCCCGTGGCGTGGCGAAGGTGCCTCCCGCGGAGGCCCGCGTCCCCGCGAGGGTCCGGCAGGCCATCATGCGAGGCCTGTCCCTGCACCCGGAGGACCGCTTCCCGTCCATGGAGGCGCTGCTCGAGGAGCTCGCCTGGGAGCAGCGGCGGAGCCACCGCCGTGGAGCCCTGGCGGCCGCGGGCCTCCTGGCGGCGGCCACGGCGGGCACCGGCCTGTACTTCCACCGCCAGAGCCAGGTGTGCGCGGGGGCGGACTCCCTCGTGGCCTCCGCCTGGGGGCCCACGGAGCGACAGCAGCTGGAGGCCGCCTTCGGTGCCACGGGCAGGCCCTTCGCCTCGGAGAGCGCCCACGGGGTGACGCGGCTGCTGGATGCCTACGCCAGCCAGTGGGCCCGCTCGCACACCGAGGCCTGCGAGGCCACCCGCGTGCGCGGAGCGCAGACGGAGGAGTTGCTGTCGTTGCGCATGGTGTGCCTGGAGCGCCGCCGCAAGAGCCTGGGCGCGCTGGTGGGCCTGCTCACCGGAGCGGATGGCAAGGTGGTGGAGCGCGCCGTGGATGCCGCCTCCGCGCTCCCGGGGCTCGAGGCGTGCCGCGACATCGAGTCCCTGGCCGAGCAGCCCGCGCTGCCCGCCGACCCCGCGCGCCGCGCGGCCCTGGAAGAACTCGGCGGGCAGCTCGCCCAGGTCCGCGCGCTGCTCGACGCGGGCCGCTACGCCCAGGGACTGGAGCTGGCCGAGAAGCTGGAGCCCCAGGCGGCCCTCGCCGCCTACCGCCCGCTCCAGGCCGAGCTGAGCTACCTGCGGGCGTGGCTGCTTCATCAGCAGGGCAAGCCGGAGGAGAGCCTGCGCCAGTTCGAGCGGGCCCTCCAGGAGGCCGAGGCGAGCCGTGCGGACCGGCAGCGCCTGGAGGTGCTCACCCGCTTCACCTATGCGCTGGCCAACAACGGCCACCCGGAGGAGGCGCGCCGGTGGGGCGACCTGGCGCGAGGCGTGCTCGAGCGGATGGGCAGCGAGCCGCTCGCGGCCTTCGACCTGAGCGTCAACCTGGGCTACGCCGCCCTCTTCGGCGGGCGCTACCAGGAGGCGTGGGACTCCTTCTCGAAGGCCCGCGCGCTGGAGGGAGCGCTCGCGCCGGAGGACCCGCGACGGGCCAAGGTGAGCCACGCCCTGGGCCTGGCGGCGCTGCGCCTGGGAGACGTTCCCAAGGCCATCGGCCTGCTCGACGAGTCGCTGCGGCGCACGGAGGCGCTCAAGGGGCCAGGGCACCCCGAGGCCGCCATCCGCCGGAGCATGCTGGCCACGGCGTACCGCGAGAGCGGCGAGCCCGCGAAGGCGCTGGAGCATGTCCGGGCGTCGCTCGCGATACGCCAGGCCACGCTGGGGCCCGAGCACCCCTTGGTCGCCGGCGATCTGGACGAGCTGGGCGAGTGCTTCCTTCTGCTGAAGCGCCATGACGAGGCCCTGAAGTCCTTCCGCGAGGCCGAGGCGCTCAAGCGGAAGGCGCTCGGCGCGGAGCACCCCGACCTCTCGTATTCGCTGGATGGAGTGGGCAAGACGCTGCTGGCCCAGGGTCGCCCCGCCGAGGCCATTGCGCCCCTGCGGCAGGCGCTCTCCTACGAGAACACGGACCCGGAGGCCCTCGCGCAGACGGGCTTCACCCTGGCCCAGGCGCTGTGGGCCGTGGGCCAGGCGCCGGAGCAGGCTCGCGAGGAGGCGCGGCGGGCCCGGGAGCGCTACACGGCGCTGGGCCAGCAGAAGCAGGCGGAGGAGGTCGGCGCCTGGCTCGAGGCTCGGAAGGAGCGCCCCGGTGCCCAGGAGCGCTCCCGTCCGCGCTGACAGCAGGCGGAGGAGATACGCGCCTGGTTCAAGGCACCGGAAGGAGCGGCCCGGTGCCCAGAAGCGCTCCAGGCCGGGCTGACAGCAGATAGAGGAGATACGCGCCTGGCTCGAGGCATCGGAAGGAGCGGCCGGGTGCCCAGGCGCGCTCCCGTCCGCGCTGACCGATGCGCGGCGGCTACGCCCGGATGCCTTCGTTGTGGCGCGCGTTGAAGATGGCGACGCTGGCCTCCCGCTGGAGCTCCCGGAGCTGGTTGTACTCCGCCTCGTCCATCGTCCCGTCGGCCATCGCGCGGCCCTCGGCCTCCGCGATGCGGGTCTGCATGTCCATCAGCTTGCTGGCCTCGCCAGCGCCGAGGGAGCCGTCACCGAGGCCCTTCTTGATACGGTCGCTCTGGGTGCCCTGGTGGCCGTCGATGCGGGGAGCACGCTGGTCGGGCGCCGCGGGGGTCTCCGTCGCGTTGTGCCGCTGCTCGAAGATGTCGCGGCTGGCCTCGCGCTGCATCTTCCGCAGCTCCTTGCGCTCCTTCTTGTCGACCTTGCCGTCGGCCAGCGCCTCCTTCTTCGCCTCCGCGATGCGCGCCTGCGTCTCCTTCAGGCCCTTGGCCTCCTCGGCGGTCAGGGTGCCGTCAGCGAGGCCCTTCTCGATGCGCTTGTCCTGGTTTTCCTGGCGGCGGGTGACGCCGGAGAGCTGGGGGCGGGAGGCAGAAGCAGAGGAGCCGATGGGGCGCATGGGTGTCTTCCTTTGCGAGCAGGTGCAGCGCCCGGAGGAGCGCTGCTGTGTGCCCATGCCTACTGCGAGGGACGTGCCACACATTCGAAGGACACACGGCACAAGGTGCGCTCGACGCTTCAAGGGTTTGGCGCGGACGACAGGCCCATGGCGGGAGCCGTCCCTGGCAAGTCGCGTCGCCACCTGGCGACAACAGTTGCCACCCCCCAGCTCAGTGTCCGTCCAGCCCGTGCTTCTTCAGCAGCTTGCGCAGGTAGAACCGGTCGATGCCGGCCTCGCGCGAGGCGCGAGAGACGTTGCTCTCGCACCGCTCCATCAGGCTCCGGAGGTAGTCGCGCTCGAAGCCCTCGAGGAGCCGCTCCTTGGCTTCCTTGAAGGGCAGCTCCAGGTCGGCCGCGCCGACGGTGGGCGCGAGCGGGTCCGGAGTCATCTCGGGCAGGGCCTCCTCGCCCAGGTTCACCACCTGCTCCACCACGTTGCGCAGCTCCCGCACGTTGCCCGGCCACGGGTACTGCGCCAGCAGCGCGCGCGTCTGCTCCGACAGCGCGCCCGGGGGCCTGCCCATCCGCCGCAGCACCGTGTCCACCAGGAGGGGGAGGTCCTCGGGCCGCTCGCGCAGAGGGGGCAGGGTGACGCGCAGCACGGCCAGCCGGTGGAACAAATCCCTGCGGAACCTGCCGGCCTTCACCGCGGCTTCCAGGTCCACATGCGTGGCCGCGACCACCCGCATGTCCACGGTGCGGTAGTCATTGGCGCCCACCCGCTTGAGCTGGCGCCGCTCCAGCACCCGCAGCAGCCGGGGCTGGAGCTCCAGTGGCAGCTCCCCCACCTCGTCCAGGAAGACGGTGCCCCCGTTGGCCCGCTCGAAGGCTCCGGCCCTGTCCCCATGGGCGCCGGTGAAGGCTCCCTTCACATGGCCGAACAGCTCGGACTCGATGAGCGAGGGCGCCACGCCGGCGAGG is part of the Pyxidicoccus xibeiensis genome and harbors:
- a CDS encoding sigma 54-interacting transcriptional regulator, which produces MRGHARLRLKLLVLSGPDVGRSVPLGVGQYRIGSSPSCEIALSDKTVSRQHLRLEVRENGVRAVDEGSRNGSFCEQMRFSELEVRVGAVLQVGTTEFKLVPEESRERVIPPSSRESFGALVGDSRPMRELFTLLERLAAGDADVLVQGETGTGKELCAEAIHQQSRRAQGPFIIVDLAGVAPSLIESELFGHVKGAFTGAHGDRAGAFERANGGTVFLDEVGELPLELQPRLLRVLERRQLKRVGANDYRTVDMRVVAATHVDLEAAVKAGRFRRDLFHRLAVLRVTLPPLRERPEDLPLLVDTVLRRMGRPPGALSEQTRALLAQYPWPGNVRELRNVVEQVVNLGEEALPEMTPDPLAPTVGAADLELPFKEAKERLLEGFERDYLRSLMERCESNVSRASREAGIDRFYLRKLLKKHGLDGH
- a CDS encoding LamG domain-containing protein, with the translated sequence MRSGWVGLKSWARVLGSLVLLQPLSGLAAPGDWLADDFETGTLWPSDTPPGQWDQGASVSPSTLAVGAVGAHRGRYGFTVTDRTGERGPVVSVVQDQDPLTSELHARTWLRLRSVSAFGGIVLMQALPAVVELRLVEQDDGVVWELATHHGAQSTYVSRRGSRVEAERWYLVEFSAQGLGTPSGEARLWVDGVPQGAPLSGRDWNHPQYEVDVFIIGEPWTDTGTFQGSIDFDDVRVSATPQASRLELHQPVAASASCIAVDVSLRSSASTGPVPAPYATQVALQVLEGEGGFHSEGNCQAPVTGALLAAGASERRVYFLSEGLSGRATLEASHPDFLPARLDVTAGMGPEDVGGEEPGGPWTTDLGCAAAPGALVALPLLLVPWLRRRRGRR
- a CDS encoding serine/threonine-protein kinase, which translates into the protein MDAGLTLERGTRLERYVILKPVGQGGIGVVYAAYDPELDRKVALKLLRPDKVHPGATDEAAGLLREAQAMARVSHPNVITVHDVGTLGERVFIAMEFIQGQNLHEWGRQKPPPTPREVLRVFLQAGQGLLAAHRVGLVHRDFKPANVLLGRNGRVCVTDFGLARLTPLTREDEETPLHEAGAWVHGLPSSAPVTQAGLVKGTPHFMPPEQYLGSGVDARTDQFSFCASLYRTLYRKHAVTPRLMVEAATQAVRRQGEAPPGTESWRLLPRGVAKVPPAEARVPARVRQAIMRGLSLHPEDRFPSMEALLEELAWEQRRSHRRGALAAAGLLAAATAGTGLYFHRQSQVCAGADSLVASAWGPTERQQLEAAFGATGRPFASESAHGVTRLLDAYASQWARSHTEACEATRVRGAQTEELLSLRMVCLERRRKSLGALVGLLTGADGKVVERAVDAASALPGLEACRDIESLAEQPALPADPARRAALEELGGQLAQVRALLDAGRYAQGLELAEKLEPQAALAAYRPLQAELSYLRAWLLHQQGKPEESLRQFERALQEAEASRADRQRLEVLTRFTYALANNGHPEEARRWGDLARGVLERMGSEPLAAFDLSVNLGYAALFGGRYQEAWDSFSKARALEGALAPEDPRRAKVSHALGLAALRLGDVPKAIGLLDESLRRTEALKGPGHPEAAIRRSMLATAYRESGEPAKALEHVRASLAIRQATLGPEHPLVAGDLDELGECFLLLKRHDEALKSFREAEALKRKALGAEHPDLSYSLDGVGKTLLAQGRPAEAIAPLRQALSYENTDPEALAQTGFTLAQALWAVGQAPEQAREEARRARERYTALGQQKQAEEVGAWLEARKERPGAQERSRPR